Proteins encoded within one genomic window of Dyadobacter chenhuakuii:
- a CDS encoding putative toxin-antitoxin system toxin component, PIN family: protein MIRVVIDTNLYVSALINSNSRMRLDKILKDSRFDILTDKVLIGELDEVINRPKFRKYVSAERIAAFMELLTERCSPIDTFSKVLHSPDPKDDFLLALCLDGSAQYLVTGNKIDLLDLKQFERTSILSLTEFLQIYFSDDQPDQ from the coding sequence GTGATTAGAGTTGTCATTGATACCAATCTATATGTCAGCGCGCTGATTAACAGTAATTCGCGAATGCGACTTGATAAAATACTAAAAGACAGCCGCTTTGATATTCTGACTGACAAGGTGCTCATTGGAGAACTTGATGAAGTCATTAACAGGCCAAAATTTAGGAAGTATGTTTCAGCTGAACGAATTGCCGCGTTCATGGAGCTGCTGACAGAGCGTTGCTCTCCCATTGACACTTTCTCAAAAGTATTGCACAGCCCAGATCCCAAAGATGATTTTTTACTAGCATTATGTCTGGACGGATCGGCGCAATATCTTGTCACCGGGAATAAGATCGATTTGTTGGATTTAAAACAATTCGAAAGAACTTCGATTTTATCCCTGACTGAATTTTTACAAATATATTTCTCAGACGATCAGCCCGATCAATAA
- a CDS encoding class I SAM-dependent methyltransferase → MGLRTYIRENFIADIKPYKPKNFRKPEKMLEIVSAWKGLEMIVEDIIDQFDLKRDRCIEFGVEFGYSTVVFSNYFESVTGVDTFEGDVHTVNKNEHFEETSKRLAGYANIQLVKSDYKDWIATDNQHYNLAHVDIVHNYAETFECGLWAAQHSDCTIFHDTESFPEVRRAVKDLAKKTGHKLYNYPQHYGLGILVARKR, encoded by the coding sequence ATGGGATTAAGAACTTACATTCGTGAGAATTTTATTGCGGATATCAAACCATATAAGCCGAAGAATTTTCGCAAGCCTGAAAAAATGCTGGAAATTGTTTCGGCTTGGAAAGGTCTGGAAATGATCGTGGAGGACATCATTGATCAATTTGACTTAAAGCGGGACCGCTGCATTGAATTTGGTGTGGAGTTTGGTTATTCCACGGTGGTTTTTTCCAATTATTTCGAGAGTGTCACCGGCGTGGACACCTTCGAGGGTGATGTTCATACTGTCAATAAAAATGAGCATTTTGAAGAAACGAGTAAGCGGCTTGCTGGCTATGCGAACATTCAGCTGGTAAAATCAGACTACAAAGATTGGATTGCTACTGATAATCAACATTATAATCTGGCGCACGTGGACATTGTCCATAATTACGCTGAAACATTTGAATGTGGCCTCTGGGCGGCACAACATAGCGATTGCACGATTTTTCACGACACAGAAAGTTTCCCCGAGGTGCGGAGGGCTGTGAAGGATCTGGCCAAAAAAACGGGTCACAAACTCTATAACTATCCGCAGCATTACGGATTAGGGATTTTAGTTGCCAGAAAACGTTGA
- a CDS encoding multidrug effflux MFS transporter, with product MSRKQYFFIILILGFLATVSPFSIDMYLPGFPRIASDLGTTIDQVQLSLTSYLIGICLGQILYGPLLDRFGRKKPLYAGLALYVVASFGCALTSSVDSLIVMRFFQAMGGCVGLVASQALVSDLFPSEKRAEVFSLITLVIAVSPMIAPTIGGYVTASIAWQWIFIILAGIVSMIIGAIYFFLPTGRAADTSVSLRPKAVMNGFVTVIRQPQFLIYTLAGGLATAAPFAYIAGSSDVFMNIYKVSEQQYGWIFAFLAVAMIGSTQLNHILLKKFKSEQIIKVTLFYQSIVGILLIAGVYNNWFGLYSLIGMMFVFLTGQGLTGPNSSALSLAPFRKHTGSASALMGSWRMGAGAIISAIVSILHNNTALPMVGMMAACSLGGLVILHAGNAVVKHQVSRKEVEDEVSVLL from the coding sequence ATGAGTCGCAAGCAGTATTTTTTCATCATTCTCATCCTTGGCTTCCTGGCCACAGTCAGCCCTTTTTCCATTGATATGTATCTTCCTGGTTTTCCGCGGATTGCGTCGGATCTGGGGACTACAATCGATCAGGTGCAGTTGTCCCTGACGAGCTATCTTATCGGGATCTGTCTTGGGCAGATATTGTATGGTCCGCTCTTGGATCGTTTTGGTAGGAAAAAACCACTGTATGCTGGGTTAGCCTTGTACGTGGTGGCATCTTTCGGTTGTGCGCTTACATCTTCTGTGGATTCACTGATTGTAATGCGTTTCTTTCAGGCCATGGGCGGATGTGTGGGTCTGGTAGCTTCGCAAGCGCTTGTGAGTGACCTTTTTCCATCTGAAAAACGTGCCGAAGTTTTCTCCCTGATTACCCTCGTTATTGCCGTTTCACCCATGATCGCCCCTACGATTGGCGGTTATGTGACTGCTTCCATCGCATGGCAGTGGATATTCATCATTCTGGCCGGAATTGTTTCCATGATTATTGGCGCCATTTATTTCTTTCTTCCAACAGGCAGAGCTGCTGATACTTCGGTTTCATTGCGTCCGAAGGCGGTTATGAATGGTTTCGTGACGGTTATCAGACAGCCTCAGTTCCTGATCTACACATTGGCAGGCGGCCTGGCAACAGCGGCTCCATTTGCTTATATCGCCGGTTCGTCAGATGTTTTCATGAACATTTACAAAGTTTCCGAGCAGCAGTACGGTTGGATTTTTGCGTTTCTTGCCGTTGCCATGATCGGTTCCACGCAATTGAACCACATTTTGCTTAAAAAATTCAAGAGCGAGCAAATCATAAAAGTCACTTTGTTTTACCAGAGCATTGTGGGCATTTTGCTTATAGCAGGCGTTTATAACAACTGGTTTGGTCTGTATTCACTGATTGGGATGATGTTTGTTTTCCTCACCGGACAAGGCCTGACGGGCCCGAACAGTTCCGCATTGTCACTTGCGCCATTCCGCAAACATACGGGCAGCGCTTCGGCGTTGATGGGGAGCTGGAGAATGGGTGCCGGGGCAATAATTTCTGCTATTGTGAGTATTCTGCACAACAATACAGCCTTGCCGATGGTCGGTATGATGGCGGCCTGTTCTTTGGGTGGGCTGGTTATTTTACATGCTGGTAATGCAGTTGTAAAACATCAGGTAAGCAGAAAAGAAGTGGAAGACGAAGTTTCGGTTTTGCTTTAA
- the rbsK gene encoding ribokinase: MGNKVLVIGSSNTDMVVRTAEFPKPGETVLGGTFMMNAGGKGANQAVAAARLGADVRFVAKIGRDIFGEEAKKGFLKEGLDIQYLLETADYASGVALITVNANGENEIVVASGANMDLRPADLPDEIFNDVAFVLIQLEIPLETVAYIIDKCLRSNIKVILNPAPAVALSKQLLEGIFLITPNETETGILTGIYPDNESSMHQAANFFHRAGIEHVIITLGSAGVYLSNQQFTEIIPSKKVKALDSTAAGDVFNGAILTALSSGKDWPDACHFACNAAAISVTRAGAQNSAPYSSELD; the protein is encoded by the coding sequence ATGGGAAATAAGGTGCTCGTGATCGGAAGCTCCAATACGGACATGGTTGTGCGAACGGCTGAATTTCCAAAACCCGGTGAGACCGTTCTCGGTGGAACATTTATGATGAATGCAGGGGGAAAGGGCGCTAATCAGGCTGTTGCAGCTGCGCGGCTGGGTGCTGACGTTCGCTTTGTGGCTAAAATCGGTCGGGATATTTTTGGGGAGGAGGCAAAAAAAGGTTTTCTGAAAGAAGGCCTTGACATCCAATATCTGCTCGAAACCGCTGATTATGCTTCCGGCGTCGCGCTTATTACCGTCAATGCAAATGGTGAAAACGAGATTGTCGTGGCATCCGGCGCAAATATGGATCTGCGCCCCGCAGACCTTCCTGATGAGATTTTCAATGATGTCGCTTTTGTGCTGATCCAGCTTGAAATTCCTTTAGAAACCGTTGCATACATTATTGATAAATGTCTGCGTTCCAACATTAAAGTTATCCTCAACCCCGCTCCTGCGGTGGCGTTAAGCAAGCAACTGCTCGAAGGCATTTTTCTGATCACGCCCAATGAAACAGAAACCGGGATCCTGACCGGCATTTATCCAGATAATGAATCCTCGATGCACCAAGCTGCCAACTTCTTTCACCGAGCTGGCATTGAGCATGTTATCATTACGCTGGGCAGTGCAGGAGTTTATTTATCCAATCAACAATTTACTGAAATTATCCCTTCTAAAAAAGTGAAAGCGCTGGACTCGACAGCTGCGGGGGATGTATTTAACGGAGCGATACTCACCGCCCTTTCTTCCGGCAAAGACTGGCCGGATGCTTGCCATTTTGCCTGCAACGCGGCTGCCATATCCGTAACCCGTGCGGGTGCGCAAAATTCTGCGCCGTATAGCAGTGAGCTCGATTAA
- a CDS encoding PSD1 and planctomycete cytochrome C domain-containing protein — protein MIFIGRLILTILLAGSALCFQSCNKSSDNQAVEEDIPKEVSYNFDIRPILSDKCLACHGPDANKREAGLRLDVAEDAFKALQENPKAHALVAGKPELSQVYLRITTADTALRMPPTGSNLKLTQREVDLIEKWIKQGAKYEKHWAFVAPKKPALPEVDDKDWPKNEIDYFILQKQEQKGVKPNEEADKERLLKRLSLDITGLPPTLKMMDEFMADNSANAYEKMVDQLLKNPAYGEKMAIHWLDLARFADSHGYQDDGYRTQWPWRDWVIHAFNKNMHYNDFVTWQLAGDLLPNSSKEQLLATGFNRNHKITEEGGVIPEEYRIMYVTDRNDLFGKGLLGITLECAHCHDHKYDPFSQKEYYQMFAFFNNVKEVGIESVIGGPETYAKKPLMEISNDDVKNILTFINKPDTNRLIVSVMGDLDTLRKTHILERGVYDAPGDEVQPATPTSILPFDKSYPKNRLGLSKWLFDKRNPLTSRVYVNILWQEFFGKGIVKTSGDFGMQGELPSHPALLDWLATDFMDHGWDIKRLVKQMVTSATYKQSAVVTKEKLATDPDNILLARGPRYRIHAEFIKDLVLASSGLLNKTIGGPSVKPYQPAGLWEGATSGRGLLSVYNQDHGGALYRRGMYTLIKRTVPPPTMSIFDASNRDLCEVKRLKTNTPLQALVMMNDPAVLEASRVLAAKLLQEKSEAKEKITKAFRLIVCRKPSDKELDVLSAYYDKQLQSIKPEKAEKMVMVGEYPLTKKVDKKAQAALMRVISTIYNLEETITKS, from the coding sequence ATGATTTTTATAGGAAGATTGATTTTGACCATCCTGCTGGCTGGATCGGCGCTCTGTTTCCAGTCCTGCAACAAATCGTCGGATAACCAGGCTGTTGAAGAAGATATTCCAAAGGAAGTCAGCTATAACTTTGACATCCGGCCTATCCTGTCTGACAAATGCCTCGCCTGCCATGGTCCCGATGCCAACAAGCGCGAGGCGGGATTACGGCTTGATGTGGCCGAAGATGCGTTTAAAGCTTTGCAGGAAAATCCAAAAGCGCACGCATTGGTCGCTGGTAAGCCCGAACTTTCACAGGTATATCTGCGCATTACCACCGCCGACACAGCACTTCGCATGCCTCCCACAGGCTCCAATCTCAAATTAACACAACGCGAAGTTGATCTCATCGAAAAATGGATTAAACAAGGGGCGAAGTATGAAAAGCACTGGGCATTTGTGGCGCCGAAAAAACCTGCATTACCGGAAGTAGACGATAAGGATTGGCCTAAAAATGAGATTGATTATTTCATTTTACAAAAACAGGAACAAAAGGGTGTTAAACCCAATGAAGAAGCCGATAAGGAGCGACTGCTTAAACGCCTTAGCCTGGACATTACCGGATTGCCGCCGACATTGAAAATGATGGACGAGTTCATGGCCGATAATAGCGCAAACGCCTATGAAAAAATGGTCGACCAACTCCTGAAAAACCCTGCCTATGGCGAGAAAATGGCCATTCACTGGCTGGACCTGGCGCGTTTCGCGGACTCGCACGGTTACCAGGATGACGGTTACCGCACACAGTGGCCATGGCGCGACTGGGTGATCCATGCATTTAATAAAAACATGCATTACAATGACTTCGTAACGTGGCAGTTAGCAGGCGATTTGTTGCCGAACAGTTCAAAGGAACAATTACTGGCGACAGGTTTTAACCGAAACCATAAAATCACCGAAGAAGGCGGCGTGATCCCCGAAGAATATCGCATTATGTATGTGACAGACCGTAATGATCTGTTTGGTAAGGGGTTGCTCGGCATTACGCTGGAATGTGCACATTGCCATGACCATAAATACGATCCTTTTTCACAAAAAGAATATTACCAGATGTTCGCTTTCTTCAATAATGTGAAAGAAGTGGGCATAGAATCTGTGATCGGCGGACCTGAAACTTATGCGAAAAAGCCGTTGATGGAGATCAGTAATGATGACGTGAAGAACATTCTGACATTCATCAACAAACCGGACACGAACCGTCTGATCGTGTCGGTAATGGGCGATCTGGACACATTGCGGAAGACGCATATTTTGGAACGTGGTGTTTACGATGCGCCGGGCGATGAAGTGCAGCCTGCGACGCCCACTTCAATTTTACCATTCGATAAGAGTTATCCCAAAAATAGGTTAGGGCTCTCAAAATGGCTTTTTGATAAAAGAAATCCCTTGACTTCGCGGGTTTATGTGAATATTCTCTGGCAGGAATTCTTTGGAAAAGGCATTGTCAAAACGTCCGGGGATTTCGGCATGCAAGGCGAGCTTCCGTCCCATCCTGCATTGCTGGACTGGCTCGCGACCGATTTTATGGACCACGGGTGGGATATTAAACGGCTTGTAAAACAAATGGTTACGTCTGCCACTTACAAGCAATCCGCTGTTGTGACGAAAGAAAAGCTAGCCACTGACCCGGACAACATTCTCCTCGCCCGCGGGCCGCGTTACCGCATACATGCAGAATTTATCAAAGATCTCGTGCTTGCCAGCAGCGGCCTGCTCAACAAAACCATTGGCGGACCCAGCGTGAAACCCTATCAGCCCGCCGGACTCTGGGAAGGCGCTACGTCGGGACGCGGGTTGCTATCCGTTTATAATCAGGATCATGGCGGTGCATTGTATCGCCGCGGGATGTATACATTAATCAAAAGGACGGTTCCGCCGCCAACCATGAGCATTTTCGATGCGAGTAACCGCGACTTGTGCGAAGTAAAAAGGTTAAAAACAAACACACCATTGCAGGCGCTAGTAATGATGAACGATCCGGCTGTGCTGGAAGCTTCTCGTGTGCTGGCGGCCAAACTGTTGCAGGAAAAAAGTGAGGCAAAAGAGAAGATCACAAAAGCATTCCGGCTGATCGTTTGCCGCAAGCCGAGTGATAAGGAACTGGACGTGCTGAGCGCGTATTACGACAAGCAGTTGCAATCCATAAAGCCTGAAAAGGCGGAGAAAATGGTGATGGTAGGAGAGTATCCGCTTACCAAAAAGGTGGATAAAAAGGCACAGGCAGCATTAATGCGCGTCATTTCAACCATTTATAATCTGGAAGAAACCATAACAAAATCTTGA